In Halobacterium noricense, the genomic stretch CAGCAGGCGGTCCTGCTCGCGCTGGAGGTCGTTGCGCTCGCTCTTGGCGTCCTCCAACTGCTCTTTCTTCTCGGCGAGTTCGGCTTTGAGTTCGTCGAACGCCGTGTCCACGGACTCGATTTCCGCTTCGACGTCCGCGAGGTCGGACTCGCGCTGCTGGATGTCCGCCTTCACGGACGCCTTCTCGACTTTCAGGTCCTTGATGTCGCCTTCCAGCTCGTCGATTTGCTCCTGCTTGCGGTCGATTTCGACGAACGCCTGCCGGCGCTCGTTCTCCGCGGCCTCGATGCGCTCCTCGGCGGCCTCGACCTTGTCTTCGAGCCGCGAGATGTCGCCTTTGACTTCCTCCATCTCGCGCTTGATGGCGAGCTGCTCGTCCTCGCCCTTCCGCTCGATTTCCGCGTTCAGGTCTTCGAGGTCTTCCTCCAAGCGGAGGACGACGCCGCGGCGCTCGTCCAACTCTTCTTGGAGTTCGTCGAGTTCGTCCTCGCGCTCCGTGATGTCCGTGCGCGTGGCGTCGAGGTCGTCGTGCTTCTCTTCGAGCTCGGCGGCCTTCGCGTAGCTCTCGTACTCCTGTTTTTCGTCGCGGAGGCCCTGGTACTCGAGCGCCGTCTCGCGCTCGTCTTCGAGCTGTTCGAGGCGCTCGCGCTTCTCGTCGATGCGCAGGTCCGCCTCGTTGATGCGCTCCTCGACGACCTCCAGTTCCGCGTAGGCGTCCTCCTTCTTCGCGTCGAACTCCGCGACGCCCGCGATTTCGTCGACGATTTCGCGGCGCTCGCCCGGCGTCATGTTGATGATGCCCGTGACGTCGCCCTGCATCACGACGTTGTACCCCTCGGGCGCGACGCCCGCCTGCGCGAGCAGGTCGCGGATGTCCGAGAGGTTCACCGAGCGGCCGTTCAGGTAGTAGTAGGAGTAGTAGTTGTCGTCCGTGCGCTTCACGCGACGCTTGACGGTGATGGTGTCCACGTCGCCGACCTTCTCCGAGCCCGCGGCGGCCTCCACCTGCGAGCGCGAGAGCGTCCCGTCGCCGTTGTTCAGCACGACCTCGACGCTGGCCTCCTTCGGACCGGCGGTCGCGTCGTCGCCCTCGTGGCTGGGGTTGTAGATGAGGTCCGTGAGCTTCTCCGCGCGCATCCCAGAGGTGCGCGCGAGCCCGAGCGCGAACAACACCGCGTCGATGATGTTCGACTTCCCGGAGCCGTTCGGCCCGCTAACCGTCGTGAAGTCCTCGTAGAACGGGATGCGCGTCGTCCCGGCGAAGCTCTTGAAGTTCTGGAGGACGATTTCGTCGATGTACATGCTGGGGAGGGGAGCGGCCTACGCGACGATGATGTCGTCGAGGCCCGACTCCTCGTTGTCGTCAGCCTCGCCGTCCACAGGTTTAGTCGCTTCGTCTGCCCCGGTGTCGGGGTCGTTGTCGGGCTCGATGACGCCGCCCTCGCGGGATTCGCGGAGTTCCTCCGTGCTCGGCGTGCGGTCGAGTTCGGCTTCCAGCGTGCGGATGCGCTCGCTGGCGTCCACGAGTTCCTCGGTGAGGCCGCGGACGGTCGCCTCCAGTTCTTCGACGCGCTGTTCGAGTTCCTCGACGTCGGTGTCGTCAGTCATACGTCCTGAACGGGACGCGAGACGGATAAGTATAGGTCGGACGAGCGTCAGACAATTTTGATTAGTGGCGCGGGGCCGGCCGCGTGGCCCCTTCGTTAGTCCTAAGCGGCCACCCCTCGAATCGTGGCGTAATGAGTACGCAGGCCGCCACGCAGGACCTCGCCGCGGTCATCGGCCTGGAGGTCCACGTGCAACTGGAAACGGACACCAAAATCTTCTGTGGGTGTTCGACCGACACCGGCGACGCGGAGCCGAACACGCACACGTGTCCGGTGTGTCTCGGGCTGCCGGGCGCGCTCCCCGTGCTGAACGAGGGGGCCGTCGAGGCCGCCGTCAAACTCGGGAAGGCCATCGACGCGGACATCCCCGAGCGCACACGCTTCCACCGGAAGAACTACTTCTATCCCGACCTCCCGAAGGGGTTCCAGATTACGCAGTACGACGCCCCCATCTGTCAGGACGGCGAACTCGTGGTGACCGTCGAGGACGACCGCCGCGGAATCGGCATCGAGCGCGCGCACCTCGAAGAGGACCCGGGGAGCCTCCAGCACGTCGGCGGCAGCATCGACACCGCCGACTACACGCTCGTGGACTACAACCGCGCGGGCACGCCGCTGATGGAAATCGTCACGCGGCCGGACTTCCGGAGCGCCGACGAGGCGCGCGCGTTCCTGGCGAAGCTCACGGACGTCCTCGAGTATCTGGGCATCTTCGACGCGGAGCGCGACGGCAGCCTGCGCGTGGACGCCAACATCTCGATGGTCGACGCCGAGAAACTGGCAGGCGGCATCAGCGACGAGGACCTCGAAGCCGCGAACCGCACCGAAGTGAAGAACATCTCCAGTCACAAGGGCGCACAGAAGGCGCTCTCCTACGAGATTACGCGCCAGCGCAACCAGATTCAGCGCGGCCGCGAGGTCGAACAGGAGACCCGCCACTGGGACGAGTCCCGCGGCATCACGGTGTCGATGCGCTCGAAGGAGGAGGAGAAAGACTACCGCTACTTCCGGGAGGCGGACATCCCGCCGCTCGAAGTTTCGGACTGGAAGGAGCAGATTCCGATTCCGGAACTGCCGGACGCGCGCCGCGAGCGGTTTCGCGAGGAGTACGACCTCGGCGCGGAGACCGCCTCGAAGCTCACGTCGCGGAAGGCCGTCGCAGACCTCTTCGAGGAACTCGCCGAGGAGTACGAGCCCGGGCTGGCGGCGACGTGGGTCGCGGACAACGTGCTCGGCGAACTCAACTACCGCGGCATGGAGGTCGGCGACATCGCCGACCGCATCGACGAGTTCGCGCGCCTCGTGGAACTCGTCGCCGAGGACGAGATTACCGCGAAGAACGCCGACGAGGTCGTGCTGCGGGAGATGCTCGACGAGGGCCGCGAGCCCGACGAGGTCGTGGAAGCCGAGAATCTCGGGAAGACCACGGGCGGCGAGGTCGAGGCGGCGGTCGCGGAAGCAATCGACGAGAACCCCGACGCCGTCGAGGACTACGACGCGGGCGAGGGGGGCGCGCTGAACTTCCTCGTCGGCCAGGTGATGCAGAAGACCGGCGGGAGCGCCGACCCCGGCCAGGTGAACGAACTGCTGCGCGAGCAGTTAGATTAGTCCCGTAAGCCCCACGGGAGGTCGCCACCGTGCTCTCGGATGTACGCTTTGGCGTCGCTGATACTCGTTAGGCGGACGTTGTCTCGACTGCCGCCGTAGCCCTGGAGTGGCGCGTCTGGTTCCCGAATCATCTCTCGTATCAGCTCTTCGGCTCTCCCCTGCTCGTCGGTGGCAAACCAGTTCTTGACTGTCTCTACCTGCTTTTTGTGGTTACCGACGACCTTCTTCCGCGCTAGTTTCTTCACCACCTTGACTCGAATCGCTTCGTCATCGGCCATCGATGGCCCTCACTCGCCCGCGTCAGCCCAAATAACTGTTGGAAAAATACTACAGCCTATAGTTTTATGAGTGGTTGTGGAATTTATTATTGCAACACTATTATCAACAGCCAACCCGAACAGGCTGGTAACGATGGCCCAGTCCGAACCCGTAGAAGCTGCCGCGTCGGAAACCGTCCTCACTGACGTGCTCGGTGGGCACGCGAAAGTCCGGATCCTCACTGCGCTCCTCGGAGAGCCGGAACGTGACCTCAACGCGACGGAAGTCGCTCGGCTCGCTGGCATCGACCGCAGTACGTTCTACGACCACATCGACGACCTGCTCGCCTACGACGTCGTGATGGAAACGCGAACAGTCGGGAACAGCACGATGTATCAGATAAATCGAGAGAGCGACGCGGCGGAGGACCTGGCACAACTGGAGTGGGATTTACTGGAACAAGTGGAGTAGCGACGCGCGCTGTCGGCACCGACACGGCTTTCTTCTCGCTGTCGCCACTCCCGGTATGGCGTACGAACTCCGCGAACGTGAACCTGATGGCGGACGTGGAGGCAGTGTTCAGATAAGCAGACGAAAGTAGCGGAGACGACGTTGCCTTTTGAAAGCCCTCGGCAGTCTCGACTCCCGCGGCTCGCTGCGCGCGTTCGCTCCCGTTGGTCGCTCACGTGCTTACTTCGCCGGGGTTCGTCGAGACCACCTCGCCCTTTCAATCCGCCGGAAATCTCCGATTTCCGAGGCCTCGGGAGAGCGTTGCTCTCCCGGCGACCACCAGGGAACCGGCTGATTCGCCGGCTGAAGCTGCAGTCAGACCAATCCTTATCTGAACACCACCGACGTGGACGGCTTCTACGAGGAGTGGGGATTCGAGGAGACGCGGCCAGCGTCGAAAGGGATGTTCTGCCGGGCGTAGTTACGCGGTGTCGAAACTCTCGTGCTCGATGACGTAGAGCACGCCGATTGCTGCGAGCGTGAGGCCGCCGACAACGACGAGCGCGGCGTAGACGTAATCGCTGGTCTCGGCGCCGTCGAGCGTCGTGATGCCGGAGACGACCAGCGAGGCACCGAGCGCGATATTCCCGACGCCCGCGAGCAGCGACCAGCGCACGCGGTCCGTCACGCCGGCCGCGACGAACAGCGCGCCGGCGGCCGCGAGCAACGCCATCTGGACGCCGAGCAGCAGCGACGGCGGGAACATCAGTACGAAGCCGCCGACGCCGACGACCAGGAGGAACGCGCCGACCCAGCGGTTCACGCGTCGTTGGACCATGCCGCTACTCGAACGGCGGCGGGGTTAGTCGTTGCGCGTGCTCGCACGCCGCGCGAGTACCCGCACTCGTGGGCAGGCGCGAGCGCGCCTTGTCCCGTCGCTTGCTTGCGGTTCTCGGTCCCGAAATCTTTACCCGCAGTAGCGGCGTATCCGTCTCCAAGACCACCCCGGCGGGTGGAGGTACACCGTGGAACTCATCGTCACAGAGAAGAACAACGCCGCGCGACGCATCGCCGACATCCTCTCGGAGGGAGGGGCAACCACCGACACGACCGCGGGCGTCAACGTCTACGAGTGGGGGGGCCGCCGCTGCATCGGGCTCTCCGGCCACGTCGTCGGCGTCGACTTCCCGCCCGAGTACTCGGACTGGCGGGACGTCGAGCCCGCCGAACTCGTGCACGCCGACGTCGTCAAGGAGCCCACGCAGGAGGACATCGTGAACGCGCTCCAGCGCCTCGCCCGCGAGGCCGACAGCGTCGTCATCGCGACGGACTACGACCGCGAGGGCGAACTCATCGGGAAGGAGGCCTACGAGCTCGTCCGCGAGGTCAACGAGGAGGCGCCCATCCAGCGCGTGCGCTTCTCCTCGATTACGGACAACGAGGTCACGTCCGCGTTCGCGGACCCCGACGACGTGGACTTCGACCTCGCCGCGGCGGGCGAGGCCCGCCAAATCATCGACCTCGTGTGGGGGGCCGCGCTCACTCGGTTCCTCTCGTTGTCCGCCCGGCAGATGGGGGAGGACTTCATCTCGGTGGGCCGCGTGCAGTCCCCGACGCTGAAGCTCATCGTGGACAAGGAACGGGAAATTGAGGCGTTCGAGCCCGACGACTACTGGGAGCTGTTCGCTGACCTCGCCAAGGAGGACGTGGAGTTCGAGGCGCAGTACTTCTACGAGGGCGAGGACGGTAACGAGGCCGAGCGCGTCTGGGACGAGGACGCCGCCGAGCGCGCGTTCTCGGTGCTCCGGGAGGCCGGCGAAGCGGTCGTGGAGTCGGTGTCCCGGCGCACCCGCAGCGACGACCCGCCCGCGCCGTTCAACACCACGCAGTACATCCGCGCTGCTGGCTCCCTCGGATACTCCGCGGGTCGCGCGATGAGCATCGCCGAGGACCTCTACACCGCGGGCTACATCACGTACCCGCGGACGGACAACACGGTCTACCCCGAGGACTTGGACGAGCGCGACCTGCTCTCGGAGTTCGAGCAGACGGTGTTCGGCGACGACGCCGAGACGCTGCTCGGACGGGACGACCTCTCGCCGACCGAGGGCGACGAGGAGACGACCGACCACCCGCCGATTCACCCGACGCCGGACTTCCCCGACCGGAACAAGCTCTCCGAGGACGAGTGGGAGGTGTACGAGCTCGTCGTGCGGCGCTTCTTCGCGACGCTCGCCGAGCCCGCGGTCTGGCAGCACCTGCGCGTCGTCGCGGATGCGGACGGCGAGTCCCTCAAAGCGAACGGCAAGCGCCTCCTCGAAGAGGGCTACCACGCGGTCTACCCGTACTTCAACACGACCGAGAACTACGTGCCGGACGTCGACGAGGGCGAGCACGTCGACCTCACTGACCCCCGGATGGAGGCCAAGCAGACCCAGCCGCCGCGCCGGTACGGCCAGAGCCGACTCATCGAGACCATGGAGGACCTCGGGGTCGGGACGAAATCGACTCGCCACAACGTGATTGAGAAGCTCTACGACCGCGGCTACATCGAGGGCGACCCGCCGCGCCCGACGACGCTGGCGAAGGCGGTCGTGGAGGCCACCGAGGAGTACGCCGACCTCGTGGTCAGCGAGCAGATGACCAGCGAACTGGAGGGCGACATGACCGCCATCGCCGAGGGCGAGAAGTCCCTCGACGAGGTCACCGCCGAATCCCGCGAGATTCTGGACCGGGTCTTCGACGAACTCACTGACTCCCGCGAGGAAATCGGCGACCACCTCCGCGACTCCCTGAAGGCGGACAAGACGCTCGGGGAGTGCCCCGAGTGTGGTGACACGCTGCTCGTGCGGCGCTCGCGGACGGGCTCGTACTTCGTGGGGTGCGACGGCTACCCCGAGTGTCGGTTCACGCTCCCGCTGCCCTCCACGGGCGAACCGCTCGTCTTGGAGGAGACCTGCGAGGAGCACGGGCTCCACGAGGTGAAGATGCTCGCAGGCCGGGACACGTTCGTCCACGGCTGCCCGCTCTGTGCGGCGGAGGAAGCCGAGGAGAGCGAGGACCGCGTCATCGGCGCGTGTCCCGAGTGTGGTGCCGAGGAGGGGGGAGAACTCGCAATCAAACAACTCCAGACCGGTAGCCGGCTCGTCGGCTGCACGCGCTACCCTGACTGCGACTACTCGCTCCCCCTGCCGCGTCGCGGCGACATCGAGATTACCGACACCTACTGCGACGAGCACGACCTCCCCGAACTCGTCGTCCACGATGGCGACGACGACGAACCGTGGGAACTGGGTTGTCCCATCTGCAACTACGAGGAGTACCAGGAGCGCCAGCGCAAGCAGGGCGTCGAGGCGCTGGACGGCATCGGCCCTGCGACGGCGGAGAAACTCGAAGAAGCGGGTATCGAGGACGTCGGCGACCTGGCGAGCGCGGACGCCGACGAGCTCGCCGAGACGGTGTCGGGCGTCAGCGAGGAGAACGTCCGCGAGTGGCAGGCGCAGGCGGACTAGCGGTCAGGCTTCTCTGAACTCGCCGCTCCCGCACGCGGGGCAGTTCAACCGCTGGCGCTCGTAGCGGGCCGCGCAAATCCCGCACTCGAATTCAGTGGGCGAGTCCTCCACGCGTTGCCGGAGCTGTTCCACGACGCTCATGTTACAAGTTACCACACAACGAAGGAATAAATAGATTTTGGCGACCGTTGGCTATTTTGGAATAGAGGAAGATGTATCGGTACGTATGTGGGTATTGTTGGTTGTATAGGTACTGTCTACACTATTCCCAAAACGTTTGATTACTACTTCTGTAGCAGAATGCGGGAGACTACGTGCGCGCGGCGAAGCGGGTAAGTGGACGCCCGCGCAAGTAGCAGGCGTGCGTCTCGACGACTACATCGAGGGACTCCAGCCCGACGAGTCCGCCCAGCGACGCCAGCTCGCCGAGGAGAAGTCCTACGAGGTGCTGGACTACCTCGACGACGTCGAATCCGGGTTCGAGTCCGCCGTACAGGGGGACACGCTCGTCGGCGCGACCGCGCCGTCGGTGTTCGTCGGCAGGTCGTCGTATCCGAACGTCTCCGCGGGCATTCTCTCGCCGGTCGCGGGCGGCGCGGACCCCGAGGAGTACGCGACCAGCGGCGAGTGGTACCAGCAGGGCCTGGACATCGACAACGTGCTCCAGTACCGGACGGGCCTGCTGAACTCGCGGCGCTCCGCGAACGTCAACGTCCACGACGTCTGGGACGGCTTCGTCGGCACGCAGCGCGAGGTCGCGATGGCCGATCGGCCGGTGGACGTCGAAATCGGGCTCTCCGACACGCCGGACTTCGACGCCAGCGAGTACACGAACCCCGCGGCGAACGCGCCCTCCGGCCCGAACGCGAGTGCGGAGTCCGCGGCGCTCACGGAGAACCCCCACGTGCCGCGGTACGTCGAGAAGACCCTGGAGGACGACGACTGGGCGGCGGAGGGCGCGATGACGTATCTCTACCGCCGCGGCTTCGACGTCTACGACATCAACCGCGTGCTCTCCGTGGGCGCGCTCGGGCAGGCCGACCACCGCCGGCTCGTCCCGACGCGGTGGTCGATTACGGCCGTCGACGACACGATTGGGCAGTTCCTCCGCGGGAAGATTCGGGACAACCCCAGCGTGAACCGCGTCACCGTCCACGTCAACGAGTACATGGGGAACCGCTACTGGGTGGTGCTCGCGCCCGGCTCGTGGGAGTACGAGCTCGTGGAGATGAAGGCCCCGGGCAGCATCTGGAACCCGGACCCCGCGGGCGACATCTGGATGGCGTCCGCCAGCGAGGGCTACGAGGGTCGCTCGGGCTACGTCGACGAGACCGCGGGCGCGTACTACGCGTCCCGCCTCGGCGTGCTCGAACACCTCGACAGCATCGGCCGGCAGGCGAAGGCGCTCGTGCTCCGCGAGGTCAGCGACGACTACTGGGCACCCGTCGGCGTCTGGCAGGTCCGGGAGAGCGTCCGCAACGCATTCGACACCGAGCCGGGCGAGAGCCAGTCGTTCCACGGCGCCGTCCGGGAAGCCGTCGACCACCTCCCCGTCTCGCTGGGCGCGCTGCGCCGCAAGTCCAGCATGGTCGCGGGCGTCCAGAGCGACCTCTCGGAGTTCTCGTAGCCCGCGATTCGGGGGTTCGTTTATGCCGTTACCCGGCCAACAGCACCGCATGGTCCCTGCATTCGTCGGCGGCCTCCCCGGTGGCATGGAGTTCGCGGTCATCTTCCTGATGCTGGTGTCGTTCGCAATCGCCGCGTTCGTGGTCGTCGCGGTCGGCAGAATGGCGTTCGGCGGCGGCAGCGACGACCAGCGCGTCGCAGAACTAGAGGCGCGGGTCGCGGAACTCGAAGCCGAGCTCGCCGAGGAGCGACAGGACGACGAGCAGTAGGTCGCCGCGCGTCGCTGCCGCAGTCACGGGTTTTTTCGCAGCCGGCCCCGAACCGCCAGCCATGAGCGCTGTCTCTACTGGCCGCCCACGACTGCGCGCGGTCCTCGTCGCGTTCGGCGTCGCCCTCCTCGGTTTCGCGCTGGCGATTCCAGCAGGCCTCGTCGTCGGGAGCGTCTACACGGTCGCCACGGGCAACCAGATCGGTCCGGTGGCGAGTCTCGGCGTCTCGATGGTCTCGCTGCAGGGCATCGCGTTCCCGGCGGCCGCGTGGGTGTACGTCCGGCGGCGCGGGCTCTCGTGGGACTACGTGCCTGCCTCCGTCCCCGACCTCGACGACTTCAAGTACGTCGTCGGCGCGTACGTCGCCGCGTTCGCCGCGCTGTACGCCATCAGTGTCGTGCTCGCGCTCACCTCCACGGAAGCCGCGACGAACACGGGTGCGACGACCGCGCTCGAACACCCCGAAATCATTCCGTACCTGATTCCGCTCCAGTTGCTGCTCATCGGCCCGGGCGAGGAACTCCTCTTCCGCGGCATCATCCAGGGCCGGCTCCGCGAGCGCTTCGACGCGTGGCCCGCTATCGTCGTCGCATCGCTGGCGTTCGCGCCCGCACACATCCTCGCGCTCTCCGGCGGCCCGACGGCCGTCCTTGTCTCCATTAGCGTGCTGTTCGTGCCCAGCGTGCTGTTCGGGTACACGTACGAGAAGACCGGGAACATCGCCGTCCCCGCGCTCACGCACGGCCTCTACAACGCCACGCTGTTCACGCTGATGTACGTCGCGGTGACGTACGCGCCGGAAGCAACCGGCGAAGCGACATCGCTGCTCGCGTTCTAGTCGGCGGTTTCGAGATTTGCGAACGCTTCGTCGACGTACTCGCCGGTCTCCGCGACGATTTCCGCCCACGTCTCGTCGTCGGGCGCCATCCCGAGCAGTCGCGCGATGCGCATGATGGAGACGTGGTAGACGCGCTGTTTGCCGGGTTCCTCCTGCCAGACCACGACGTTGCACGGGAACAGCGCGCCGATTTTGTTGTCGCTGGCGTCCAGCGCCCTATCCGCGACCTCGGGGTTGCACGCGCCCAGCACGTAGTAGGGGTCGCGGTCCGCGTCGTCGGACTGCGGCCGACTGCCTGAGGCGCTTTGCGCCTCTCTGTCGACTTTCTCGTTGAGGAGCTCCGAGGGCGAGAACTCCGCGGGGAACCCGAAGCCGGCCTCGGAGAACGCCTCGCGGACGTGCTCGACGGCTTC encodes the following:
- the nreA gene encoding DNA repair protein NreA; this translates as MRLDDYIEGLQPDESAQRRQLAEEKSYEVLDYLDDVESGFESAVQGDTLVGATAPSVFVGRSSYPNVSAGILSPVAGGADPEEYATSGEWYQQGLDIDNVLQYRTGLLNSRRSANVNVHDVWDGFVGTQREVAMADRPVDVEIGLSDTPDFDASEYTNPAANAPSGPNASAESAALTENPHVPRYVEKTLEDDDWAAEGAMTYLYRRGFDVYDINRVLSVGALGQADHRRLVPTRWSITAVDDTIGQFLRGKIRDNPSVNRVTVHVNEYMGNRYWVVLAPGSWEYELVEMKAPGSIWNPDPAGDIWMASASEGYEGRSGYVDETAGAYYASRLGVLEHLDSIGRQAKALVLREVSDDYWAPVGVWQVRESVRNAFDTEPGESQSFHGAVREAVDHLPVSLGALRRKSSMVAGVQSDLSEFS
- a CDS encoding DNA topoisomerase I — encoded protein: MELIVTEKNNAARRIADILSEGGATTDTTAGVNVYEWGGRRCIGLSGHVVGVDFPPEYSDWRDVEPAELVHADVVKEPTQEDIVNALQRLAREADSVVIATDYDREGELIGKEAYELVREVNEEAPIQRVRFSSITDNEVTSAFADPDDVDFDLAAAGEARQIIDLVWGAALTRFLSLSARQMGEDFISVGRVQSPTLKLIVDKEREIEAFEPDDYWELFADLAKEDVEFEAQYFYEGEDGNEAERVWDEDAAERAFSVLREAGEAVVESVSRRTRSDDPPAPFNTTQYIRAAGSLGYSAGRAMSIAEDLYTAGYITYPRTDNTVYPEDLDERDLLSEFEQTVFGDDAETLLGRDDLSPTEGDEETTDHPPIHPTPDFPDRNKLSEDEWEVYELVVRRFFATLAEPAVWQHLRVVADADGESLKANGKRLLEEGYHAVYPYFNTTENYVPDVDEGEHVDLTDPRMEAKQTQPPRRYGQSRLIETMEDLGVGTKSTRHNVIEKLYDRGYIEGDPPRPTTLAKAVVEATEEYADLVVSEQMTSELEGDMTAIAEGEKSLDEVTAESREILDRVFDELTDSREEIGDHLRDSLKADKTLGECPECGDTLLVRRSRTGSYFVGCDGYPECRFTLPLPSTGEPLVLEETCEEHGLHEVKMLAGRDTFVHGCPLCAAEEAEESEDRVIGACPECGAEEGGELAIKQLQTGSRLVGCTRYPDCDYSLPLPRRGDIEITDTYCDEHDLPELVVHDGDDDEPWELGCPICNYEEYQERQRKQGVEALDGIGPATAEKLEEAGIEDVGDLASADADELAETVSGVSEENVREWQAQAD
- a CDS encoding DUF302 domain-containing protein, which codes for MLPNDPSDIDPEEYGEEQAVLAMDHEEAVEHVREAFSEAGFGFPAEFSPSELLNEKVDREAQSASGSRPQSDDADRDPYYVLGACNPEVADRALDASDNKIGALFPCNVVVWQEEPGKQRVYHVSIMRIARLLGMAPDDETWAEIVAETGEYVDEAFANLETAD
- a CDS encoding winged helix-turn-helix domain-containing protein; this encodes MAQSEPVEAAASETVLTDVLGGHAKVRILTALLGEPERDLNATEVARLAGIDRSTFYDHIDDLLAYDVVMETRTVGNSTMYQINRESDAAEDLAQLEWDLLEQVE
- a CDS encoding DUF7518 family protein, with the protein product MTDDTDVEELEQRVEELEATVRGLTEELVDASERIRTLEAELDRTPSTEELRESREGGVIEPDNDPDTGADEATKPVDGEADDNEESGLDDIIVA
- a CDS encoding CPBP family intramembrane glutamic endopeptidase; amino-acid sequence: MSAVSTGRPRLRAVLVAFGVALLGFALAIPAGLVVGSVYTVATGNQIGPVASLGVSMVSLQGIAFPAAAWVYVRRRGLSWDYVPASVPDLDDFKYVVGAYVAAFAALYAISVVLALTSTEAATNTGATTALEHPEIIPYLIPLQLLLIGPGEELLFRGIIQGRLRERFDAWPAIVVASLAFAPAHILALSGGPTAVLVSISVLFVPSVLFGYTYEKTGNIAVPALTHGLYNATLFTLMYVAVTYAPEATGEATSLLAF
- the gatB gene encoding Asp-tRNA(Asn)/Glu-tRNA(Gln) amidotransferase subunit GatB — its product is MSTQAATQDLAAVIGLEVHVQLETDTKIFCGCSTDTGDAEPNTHTCPVCLGLPGALPVLNEGAVEAAVKLGKAIDADIPERTRFHRKNYFYPDLPKGFQITQYDAPICQDGELVVTVEDDRRGIGIERAHLEEDPGSLQHVGGSIDTADYTLVDYNRAGTPLMEIVTRPDFRSADEARAFLAKLTDVLEYLGIFDAERDGSLRVDANISMVDAEKLAGGISDEDLEAANRTEVKNISSHKGAQKALSYEITRQRNQIQRGREVEQETRHWDESRGITVSMRSKEEEKDYRYFREADIPPLEVSDWKEQIPIPELPDARRERFREEYDLGAETASKLTSRKAVADLFEELAEEYEPGLAATWVADNVLGELNYRGMEVGDIADRIDEFARLVELVAEDEITAKNADEVVLREMLDEGREPDEVVEAENLGKTTGGEVEAAVAEAIDENPDAVEDYDAGEGGALNFLVGQVMQKTGGSADPGQVNELLREQLD